The window TGATAACATTTGTAAATGAGGTACTTGATAAAGAGGACAATGTCCGGGAATCAATTCATGCACTAAATTCTAAAGTTCATGGGACGTTAAAAATTGCTGTAGCATCTATTGTCGGCCAAAATTGGCTTCCACAGGTGCTGAAAAAGTTTGTGAATCGATATCCACAAGCAAAAATATCCTTGATTACCGGTTGGAGTAGTGAAATATTAAAGTCAATATATGAAGGTCAAGTTCATATCGGTATTATTCGTGGTACACCTGATTGGAAAGGCATCAAGATGCATTTATTTGAAGATAACCTCTTCTTAGTAGATACAGAAATAACCCAACCTGAACAAGTATTGGAAACGGATCGTCCATTTATTCAGTTTAAGAGTGATTCGAATTATTACCAGGAAATCCATAATTGGTGGCATCGACAATTTCAAACAGTTCCAAAAAGGACTGTGGTGGTCGACCAGATTGAAACTTGCAAGCAAATGGCCTTTAATGGGATTGGCTACACCATTTTGCCGGGGATTACCTTGAAAAATTCCGAAAAAGATATTTTTAAGATTCCCCTGATGAATGAGAATGGCGAGCCCTTAAAAAGGGATACTTGGCTATTAGGATATGAATCAGCTTTTAAGCTTAAGCAAGTACAAGTCTTTGTTGAACTCATTCAAGAGCATTTATTAGAATCAAAGCAGTAGTGTTTTCTTGTCTTCAAAACAATTGTCTGATAAATTATTTTTATATGTACATAAAGGAGGAACATTCATGAAAATGATGGATGCAAACGAAATAATTTCATTTATTCAAAACAGTAAAAAATCGACCCCGGTAAAGGTTTATCTAAAAGGGGATTTAGACGATATTAATTTTGGTGAAAATGCTAGAACCTTCATCAATGGAAACTCTGGTG of the Bacillus sp. 1NLA3E genome contains:
- a CDS encoding LysR family transcriptional regulator, translating into MSSLSEFHFLSVLAQEMNMRKAAERLFVSQPALSQRLQTIEKEWGTRLFIRSQKGLTLTPAGEIVITFVNEVLDKEDNVRESIHALNSKVHGTLKIAVASIVGQNWLPQVLKKFVNRYPQAKISLITGWSSEILKSIYEGQVHIGIIRGTPDWKGIKMHLFEDNLFLVDTEITQPEQVLETDRPFIQFKSDSNYYQEIHNWWHRQFQTVPKRTVVVDQIETCKQMAFNGIGYTILPGITLKNSEKDIFKIPLMNENGEPLKRDTWLLGYESAFKLKQVQVFVELIQEHLLESKQ